From Caldilineales bacterium, one genomic window encodes:
- a CDS encoding type II toxin-antitoxin system VapB family antitoxin — protein MTVNLVIKISPEMRRQARAIAAMRGETISDVVRAAMANYIQESLEELEDIRESDAILARIKAGAPTHTHDEVWAHIAALEAQGALPA, from the coding sequence ATGACAGTGAACCTGGTCATCAAGATCTCTCCAGAGATGCGCAGACAAGCGCGAGCGATTGCGGCCATGCGTGGCGAGACGATTTCGGATGTGGTACGGGCGGCGATGGCGAACTATATCCAGGAGTCGCTGGAAGAATTGGAAGACATCCGTGAAAGCGATGCCATCCTGGCCCGGATCAAAGCCGGTGCGCCAACGCACACTCATGACGAAGTGTGGGCTCATATCGCAGCGCTAGAGGCTCAAGGTGCTCTACCGGCTTGA
- a CDS encoding PIN domain-containing protein → MKVYLDTSVIVLSLFGAKGDPDRIAEVAGLFQAIDDGHLQATISLYGLQELCVFCYDNFPSDQAAQVARLAFHDILGHDLLLVPLLNRAQRIVLNRRFPMSDASDQAHAATAFHHGCEVVVTYDSHYQAITHLLPCLTAAELLERLGERKR, encoded by the coding sequence ATGAAGGTCTATCTTGATACGTCGGTCATCGTCTTGTCGCTGTTCGGGGCAAAGGGTGATCCCGATCGGATAGCTGAGGTCGCGGGCCTGTTCCAAGCCATCGATGATGGTCACCTACAGGCAACCATATCCTTGTATGGTCTTCAAGAGCTTTGTGTCTTCTGTTACGACAACTTTCCATCTGACCAAGCCGCACAGGTCGCGCGCCTGGCATTCCATGACATACTGGGCCATGATCTGCTCCTCGTGCCGCTTCTCAACCGCGCGCAGCGTATCGTTCTGAATCGGCGCTTTCCCATGAGCGATGCTTCGGATCAGGCGCACGCAGCAACGGCCTTCCACCACGGCTGCGAAGTTGTCGTTACTTATGACAGCCATTATCAGGCCATCACCCATCTGCTGCCATGTTTGACGGCGGCGGAATTATTGGAACGGCTTGGGGAAAGAAAGCGCTGA